In Desulfosoma sp., the genomic stretch AAAGGCCAGGCGATGATGGGGGCTTTGACCACCTGTTCCGGAGAAACCTCTTTACGCAGGTGTGCCTTGGGATTTAACGCCCCGCAACGATGACTCTTAGAGGAAATCCTTGCCAAGGCCATTTTGCCTTCTTCCGGCGAAATGCCGTACTTGGCGAAGTAGCGTGTGGCCATGAGCGCAAAGCCGCCGGGCGCCGTAAAGTTAGGAAGAATGAAACGGTTCAAAGTGCCCATGGCCGTGTCGAAGCCGGGAAGACCTCCGTACCCCGTATCTTTCAGCTTTTCCACCCCAAGGGCCAAGGCGATGCGGCAGGCTCCCGAAGCCACAGCGTAGCAGGCTCCACGAAAGGCTTCAGTGCCCGTGGCGCAAAAGTTTTCTACACGGGTGACGGGAATGCTTGGAAGTTTCAGCGCCTGCGCCAAGGGAATGGCGCTTTTGCCCACATTCACCTCATCGAAACAGGTGCCCAGCCAAGCCGCTTCAATCTCCTTCTTCTCTATGCCCGCATCCTGCAACGCTTCCGAGAAGGCTTCCACCATGAGGTCTTCGGCTCCATCGTTCCAGCGTTCTCCGAACCGAGTGCACCCCATGCCGATAATCGCCACTTTGTCTTTGATTCCTGTCGCCATGGTTCTCCCCCTTCTTTACTTACGCGCCGATGCCACAGGAACGGCCTTCCAGAAATAGGTGTGAAGGCCGCGCTGAGGGTCATGGTATTTGCGTCGAAGATGCAGTTCCACCGGCTGATCCACATGAAGGGACTCCAAGGCGCAATCAGTGAAATCCAGCATCATGCGCCCTCCCCCTTCAAAGTCCACGATACCGTAGATCTGCGGCGGATCCAGGCAGAAAGCCAGGTTGTCTCCCGTGTAGCTGAAGATGCGACCGGGTTTATCGGAAAAAAGGTAAGGTTCCATCTCATCCACCGCCTGGCATTCTCCGATGGCACAGATGCGCTGGGGTGGAAACTGGGGCGTGCCGCACCGACGACACCGAGATCCCTCCAATCCCAAAATGGTCCGCCGATACCGCCACTGCACCGAGAGGGGTGTTTCCGCCTGAAATTCGCCTCGAAGCCCTGTTTCCACGGGGACCATTTCACGAAAGGCTAAAGCTTTTTCGTAAGAATCGAGCAGGGATCTGCGGGCCAAAAGGGATTCGAATGTCCAGGCAGGTTTGAAAGAAGCGGCGGCTTCGGTGACCCGAAAGTGGAGCACATCCACGCCACTTCCGTATCCAACCACCAGGATGTGCTCTCCCGGGGAAGCCGATTCCAAAACGCGGCACAGCATGAGGAGGGGATGAGCCGTTCCAGTATCTCCCACCTGAGCCGCAAGAGAATCGGCCACCTTTTCGGCAGGAAGTCCCAGCTTGGCGGCAATCAAGCCGTGTTCCCTGGGATACGGGCAAGGGTAAATGACCGTAGAAAAAGCCTCTGGTGAGAGCTTTTCCCGAGCGAGATAATCTTTGACGGCTCGAGGAATGAGCGACACATAGCCCTCGTCCCGAATCCAACGTTCTTCCCAGGATCGCGCTATTTTCTTCTCGTTTTCTCGAACCGGCCCTGGAAAATCGACACTTATGGATAAGGACCCCACCAGTTCGGCGAGAACACCATCGGATCCCATCAGGAGGGCCGCTGCACCGTCTCCGAAGAGGAATTCTTCGGGACCGCCCATTTTGGCACGCCGTGCATCGGCCGCCACAGCCATCGCTCGCATCGAAGCCCCGCTCGCCACATGGGCGGCCGCTGCAAATACAGCCGATGTGCCGGCTCGGGTCGATCCCGTCACATCCAAAACGGTGGATGTTTCCGAGAGGCTTAAAGCCTCCCGTACAATGGCGGCGTTCTGACGTTCCGCGTAGGGGAATGTGGACGATGCGGCAAAAAGAGCGGTGCAGGCGGGATCGGGGTGAAACCGGCAGGCGTTTCGCGCCGCCGCAGCCGCCAATGTGATGGCGTCTTCGTCCGCACCCGCCACGGCCTTTTCCCCACCCCCTAGAGCCCATAGGCTGGGATTGATCCAGGCCATGGCTTTGGCGATCGTTTTCCTCTCCAAGCGATACCTGGGTAGAAACGCCCCGTAAGCAACAATGCCGACCATGAAAACCTCCTCCTTGGTTTCGAGTGCAAGAAACCCTTTTGGGCCACGTTCTAACCGAGCGCTCGTTCAGTTCCTGACAGACATGAAGGTGGATGTCAAGAAAAAGTTAGGGCTTGGGAGAATGAACGGGTCGGGGGTAGAATAGGAAAGTATGGTATCGCTTATGGGCACTAAGGGGTTCTCAATGGAGATGCGAAAACTCTCCATGGTTCAGGAAACGGCTTCGCATGTGCAGCAGGCCTGTCGCCTCTACGAGGCTCTGGGGGAGGAAATCCTTACCGATGAGCCTATAGCTCGAGCGCTGGAAGCCTACAGGGCGGCCATTCAAAGAACGCGAGCGGCTTTTGCCGATGCAGGCATCTTTGAAGCGTGCGGCGTCTGTGCGGCGCATGTTTTTGGAGGGTGCTGTTTTCCGGACATGGAATGGAACTATACGGTGGTGCATCTTCTCATCAATCGATTGTTGGGTTGCCGGCTTCCCACGCGTCATGCCCACGAGGACCAGTGTCTCTTTCTCGGCGATAAAGGCTGCCTTCTTACGGCCAAGAACCATTTTTGCCTCAACTACTTCTGTCAGGACATTCAAAGAAAGCTCGGACCCACAACCATGAAGGCCATTCTTCAGGTGGTGGGAGCCGAAATCATGGCGGGCTGGCACGTAGAACTTCTTCTCATGCACCGTTACCGCCCGGATCTCTTTGTCTAACACCTTTAATCGACAAAGTTCACACCACCGGAACGTCCTGCTTTTTTCGAATTCTTGCCTTTCACAATCCTCACCGATCGCTGACCTTTGTACCCAAAGTCGAAGTCTTCCCTCAGCATGGTTCGTTCCGCAGCTAGAAGACCTGGCTAAGATCTTCGCTGAAATCCCATTTTTCGCTGAGAACGGAGGTATTCCGCCCGCATACCCGGCGAGATCAAAGCCCGTGCCCGAAGGAAGGGACACAGTGTCAGGTTTGTAGGACCGAGGCGCCGCCTCGCCCCTCCCCTTGAGATGCCATGAAAGACCTTGGTCTAGGGGCTTTTCGGACAAAGTCCTTGGAACTGTTCCAAGAACTTAGAATGAGCCCGAGTTCCTTCTGAACCCAACTTTTCAGACCACCTGCAGCGCCGGGGCAATGGATGCGCCGGCCGGATCCATCCTCGCCCCGGTGCAACCCTGAGATGCGCTGATCTGCAACAGCACGGCGGTCAAGAACAACGTCGACCGGCTCCTGCAAGCACAAGTGATCTATCTGAAGCAGCGCCCGGTTATCCCAACCACCCCCCCGTAACCCGTAGGGCGGATGAAGCGAAGCGCAATCCGCCATCATCCCCAGTACCCCCGTAGGGCGGATGAAGCGAAGCGCAATCCGCCATCATCCCCAGTACCCCCGTAGGGCGGATGAAGCGAAGCGCAATCCGCCACCATACACAACGAAACGGAATCCGCTTCCGCTTACCCCAAAAAGCGCAACGTCCCCATGAGCGCCGCCATGAGCCCGAAACCCAAGCCAATGGTCCATTGAAGCTGGGAAAACCGCTTGTCCATGGCCTGAAAGCGAGCGCTGGTTTCACGTTGCAGCGCCTCAAAACGAGCGTTGGTTTCACGTTGTAGAGCTTCAAAACGAGCATTGGTTTCACGTTGCAGCGTTTCAAAACGAGCGCTGATTTCACGCTGCAGAGCTTCAAAGCGCTTATCAACAACCTCAAAGAGGGTCGCGATTTCCCGCTGAACTGCCTCAAAACGCTTATCCATAGCTTCAAAGCGCTTATCAACAGCCTCAAAGCGGGTGGCGATTTCCCGCTGAAGTGCCTCAAAGCGCTTATCCATGGCTTCAAAACGCTTCTCCATGGCTTCAAAACGCTTCTCCATGGCTTCAAATCGCTTATCAACAGCTTCAAACCGGGCGATCATTTCCCGCTGCAGCGACTCAAAGCGCTTTTCCATCGCTTCAAAACGCTTTTCTGAAGCGTGAAAATGAGCAATTTGAATTTCCCTGAAGGCTCGCAGCTCTTCCTCGACCCGAACCACCCTTTCCATCAGGGAAAGTTCCCGGGCGCGCTGTTCGTTTTCTTTCACAAACGCTGCGAGTTTTTCCGAGAAAAGTTCATCTACCTTTTCTCGAAAAAGCTGTTCCACACTCTGCGCGATCCAATCCTTCACTTCCCTTTCGCTCAGAGACGATCCGGGGAGGCTCATGGAACAGGCTCCTTCTTTTGGTGTGATTTTTCAAAACCTTACCACCTGTTTCTCTCGCTGACAAGATCGCCCGAACTCGTGCCACTGTGGATGCAAAAATCAGCCATTTCCCCTCCAACCCGCACCCGCAACCCGTAGGGCGGATGAAGGCGAAGCCGGAATCCGCCATTATCAAATACCGAGCGTTATCAGACAAAACCACTCCCCCCACCACCTGGCTCAACCGCCACCCGATCATCTTGTGCCTTGACACATGACGCAACGACTCCATTCTCAATTGGCGGATTCGGGTGGGGCATTTTGTGTGGGGCTTTCCGAGCGGTGCATTCTGGGCGGCGCATTTCGCTTCGTTTCATGCGCCCTACGCTTCATGCGCCCTATGCAGCAGGTGCCGTACGGGATGGGTGGCGCATTCCGGCTTCGCCTCCATGCGCCCTACGAGGTTCGGGGTTGGGTAGGATGGTGGCGAACACGGCTGTAGGCTGTAGGGCTGATGAAGGCGAAGCCGGAATCCGCCACCACCCGCCAGAAACACCCCCGTAGGGCGGATGAAGGCGAAGCCGGAATCCGCCATCATACACAACGAAGTGGAATCTGCTCGGTGATGTAAAAAGTTTTGTATAAAATTTTAAACGGCAATGGTTGAAAGGCGGAAATTTTACACAAAATGCTTGACACTACCGAGTTTTCGAACGTCTTGCCGGCGTCGTCAGCCCGAGTCTGTCACAAATTCCGGTTAAGAAGCTCCTATAAGTTTGAAAAAGGAAAGAATACCTGCAGATAACAGATCACTCCTGCAGACCTGCCATGGCCCGTCGCTGATTTTGGTCGTTAGACCTGAGTTTCCTCCGGCTTGAATAAATCCTCACCTTTTCATGGCCTTGCCCGGTCCATGGTTAGGGAGCGCCGGGGGGCTTGCTACATCCGTTCTCAGTTAAGTCTCCGGCCGGAACGGCAGAGTTGCCGTTTTTTCTTAAAGTCTCTTTCATATTTTGCCGTTGATTATCCCGTAAGGCTGGCTCACACATGAAAGGATGCTTCATGGGAACGAACAATGTGGTTTTTTTGGAAGCCATCGAGTGGTTTGATCCTTCAGGCAAAGACATGCTTCATCGCATCCCTGAGGAAGGATCGGGAGAAATCAAGTTCGGGGCCCAGTTGACCGTGCGCGAAAGTCAAGTGGCGGTCCTTTTTTACCAAGGGAAAGCCGTAGCGGCTTTCGGTCCCGGCCGTCACACACTCAAAACCGCCAACATTCCCATTTTAACCAAGCTTTTGAGTCTTCCTTGGGCTTTCACCAGCCCGCTTCGAGCGGAAGTCTATTTCGTCAACACCAAGACCTTTACCAACCTCAAATGGGGCACTCGAGATCCTGTAGCCTTTCGAGATGCCGCTTTGGGGCTGGTTCGTCTTCGAGCCCACGGTGTGGTCAATGTGCGTATTGTGCAGCCGGTTTTGTTCATCAACCGACTCGTAGGCACCCTAGGTCGATTCACCACGGAAGATGTGGAAGAATACCTGAGCCGCGTTATCGTGTCTCGACTGAACGACCTTATGGGTGAAGAACTCACAAGCCTTCTCGATCTACCCGGCCGCTACGACGCTTGGGCAGAAAAGCTCAAGGCACGCCTCGCAGAAGATGCCTCTCATTTCGGCATGGCCCTCACGCATCTCTACATCAATGCCATCACCCCTCCCGAAGAAGTCCAACGGGCCATCGACGATCGAAGCAAGCTGGGTGCCTTTGAGGACTTAAACAAACTTTTGAAACTTAAGGCCGCCTCGGCCATGGAAAAAGCTGCGGAAAACCCGGGAACAGGCGGCGAAGCGGCTGGAATCGGTTTGGCTTTCATGATTCCAGGCCTCATGGCCGAAGCCTTTCGAGAACACAAACCCTCAGACCGCCACAGCGCCCCGGGACCTCAATGCCCGGACTGCCACAGTTCTGTTCCTGAAAACGCTCAGTTTTGCCCTCACTGCGGACATCAGCTGGTGGTTTTCAATCAGTGCCCTTACTGCAGCAAGAACCTGTCTCCTACCGCCCGCTATTGCCCACGGTGCGGGAATGCGGTGTCCAAAGAGGTCTTGGAAAAGAAATGCCGACACTGCGGAGCGTCCAACCTTCCCCAAGCTGTTTTTTGCGATCAGTGCGGTGAAAGGCTTTAAAACCCACATACATCATCCCTGCCCTCAATGCGGCGGCTCTGTGACCCTGGAAGATACAGACAGAATCTTTCAGTGCCCTTTCTGTCGCGTTCGGCTCGCCTTTCAAGCGACACCGCATTTCACCTATGTGCTTCCGGCCAAAAACGTTAAGCCTCTTCACCCTCTGACTTATCTTCCCTATTGGCGGTTTCGAGGTTTCACGTTTGTCTTGGACACTCAGAAACTTCACCATCACATTCTCGATGTGAACACCGCTGCCGCGACAGTGTGCGGTATTCCTTCATCCCTTGGCCTTCGGCCTCAAGCCGTGCCCATGTCCTTCTATACGCCGATGATTCCCGGAACATTTCTTCAACCTCAGGTTTCCTGGAAAGGATTTCTCAAGTCCATGGGCCTCGGCCTCAAAAGCAGACTCAAAGAACCTGCGTCACAAATGACCTATCACGCCTTTATCGGCGAAAGTGTGAGTCTCATCTATGCTCCCTTTTTCAAGCAGCAAGGAAAGATGCACGACGCCGTGACCGGCCGGGCCTTAAAACCATGGCCGGAAGAACTTTCCCGTGCCGTGGAGGGCACGAACCCTGAGTCCCGGCTGCATTTTCTTCCTACTTTGTGCCCTCGATGCGGCGGCGACATGGAAGGAGAACGGGACGCTTTGGTCCTTCGCTGTCAAACCTGTTCGGAATTTTGGGAAATGACCGAATGTGAATGGCACTCGCTGGAAGTGGCTTGGATTCCCGGGGGCACTCAGGAAACCGTCTGGGCCCCTTTTTGGGTCCTTGATGTGGCTGCCCAAGGATTTCCTCTGGAAACCTTTGATGATTTCCTCACCTTGACCCGAGCTCCCATCATCCGTATGACCAAAAAGGCCGAGACCCCATTTCATTTCTGGATCCCGGCCTTCAAAATCGCTCCTCAATTTTTCCTTCGTGCGGCCCGAGCCGCCACGGTCCATCAGCCCGACACCGTGACCGAACAAGCGGTCCCTTTTAAGGCCCTCTACCCCGTAACCCTTCCTTCCGTGGAAGCCTTTCAAGCATGCCCGATTCTTTTAGGTGCCTTTAGCCCTTCCAAAGAAGAACTCCTTCCCAAAATCCGCCAAGGCCGATTGGCCTTTCGAGGAAAAAGGCTGGCCTATGTGCCCCTAAGGCGCCTCAGTTCCGAATGGCTCATGGAACCCTTTGGCATCGCCCTTCCCATGCACACACTGCGCTGGGGCCGCACCCTCTAAAGCAACACCTTAGGAAAACAGACTCTGGTAGTGGCGCCGAAGATCCCTTTTGAGAATCTTTCCTGTAGGTGTTTTGGGTAAAGCCTCCACCACAACCACGGCCTTGGGCACCTTAAAACCTGCCAGCTCCTTTTTGCATAGGGCGACAATCTCTTCTTCCGTAATAGTTTCCCCGGCCTTGGGCACCACGATGGCGGTCACCGCCTCAATCCATTTGGGGTGCGGCACACCGATAACGGCCACTTCCGAAACACGCGGATTCTTGTAAATGACTTCTTCCACTTCACGAGTGGAGACGTTTTCGCCGCCTGTTTTCACCATGTCCTTTTTGCGGTCCACCACGGTGATGTAACGGTCTTGATCGTAGACGCCCACATCTCCTGAGTGAAACCACCCGCCGGCCATGGCTTCTTCGGTCTTGTCCGGATCTTTGAAATACATGAGCATGACATGAGGACCGCGGCCGCAAATTTCGCCGGGAATTCCGGGACCGACAATCGGACGACAGAGATCGTCCAAGAGGGCTGTTTCCATGTTCAGACCGCCCATACCGGCTGATCCCGGTTTGGTCAGCTGGTCGGCGGGTTTGAGAATCGTGTGATACGGTGAAAGTTCTGTTTGGCCGTAGTAATTATAGAGCCTTTGGCATGACGGAAGCCGACGCTGAATTTCCTTTAACACCTCCACAGGCATGATGGACGCCCCATAATATCCCTTCTGAACCGAGGACAGATCCCTTTTGTCAAAGTCAGGATGACGCAACAGCCCGATCCATACGGTGGGAGGTGCGAAAAAGACCGTGGCGCGATGTTCTTCGATCTTCTGTAAAATGGTCGGTATATCGGCCGTGGGGAGCAACACATTGGTGGCCCCAAGCCAGAAAAAGGGGGTCAGAAACACATCGCGCTGCGCACAGTGAAAGATGGGCAGTGCATTGAGGTTCACGTCCTGAGGACTGTATTCCCCATCCACGATGCAACCCATGTATTGGGCCATAAGGGACTGGTTGGTGAGCACCACACCCTTGGGCAGGGATTCAGTCCCGCTTGTGTAGGTCATTTGCACAGGATCTTCAATGTGCAGCTCCACCTCGGGCTCTTCAGCCGACTGGGCTTCCGCCCAAGAGTCGAAATCCAGCCAGCCTTGCGGAGCGGCACGACCCGCTCCCTGGTTGGACCAGATCCGATGGGACACCGTTGGCATCTCCTCCAGAACTCCGTCCACAAGCTCAGCCAGTGCGTCTTCCACGATAAAAAACCTGGCTTCCGAATGGTTGATGCAATAGGCGATATCCTTGCCTCGAAGCAAATAGTTGATGGCCAAGTAAATGCCTCCAGCCTTGGCCGTGCCGAGCCATGTGAGCACATGATGAACGGTGTTGTGCGCCAAAATGGCGACGCGGTCAAAGCGCTTCAATCCCAGGGCCAAAAGCCCTTGAGCCACACGGTTTGTGGCCTCTTCCAGTTGCGCGTAGGTCAGGGTTTGGTCGCCGAAAATCAAAGCGGGCTTATCTGGATACCGATAAGCGCTGCGCCGCACGATGTCCGCGATTACCCAACGCGTGATTCTGTTGTAGCGCGATCGCAAAAAGGCGATGCTTTCCCGGTCGAACTGGTGAAAGTGTTTTTTGGCATCCTCGGTGAGCGGCCTTATGACTTTCATCGGCATTCTCCTCTTTCTTCACGAGCGGCCTTGGGGCGCGATCCAAGGACTTCACATGGCACTTGCCGCGCGGAACACGCCCCCTGAGTGCTTTAGGAGCTTGTCTGACAATGGATGTTTCGCTGCAAGCGCGGGCGTCCCGCCTGCACAAAGAGCGGGCCCGAGACCTGCACTCCCAGAAAAAGACCGAATCTCAGGCTCTTAGGGGCGGAGGGTGCTCGCCCCTCTTTTGAGACGGTCTTCGGTGCAACCGGCATCGTCGTTTTTCGTACGAATTTCCATGGAAAGTTTCTAGACGAAACGGGGTGGCCTCTTTTCCACAAAAGCCTGGAGCCCCTCTCGGCCGTCGGCGTGTCGGGCACAGGCCACCAGGAAGCGGCGCTCCCATTCCGCCTGCTCCTCAAAAGACCTCTGAAACGATCCGTTCAACAGTTCCTTGACACAGGCAAAAGAATGGAGGGATCTGCAGACAAGATCCTGCAGCATTTTGAGGCTTTCCTCTCGAGCCGTGCCGTCGGGCACAAGGCGAGTCACCAACCCCCATTCCAAAGCCTTTCCCGCCGGAATACGTTCGTCAAAAACGGCAATCTCCAGGGCTCGAGCCAATCCCACGAGGCGCGGTAGAGAAAAGGTTCCTCCACCGTCGATACACAGTCCATTGGATGTGTAAGCTTGCTGGAAAAAGGCCGACTCCTCAATGACGCGAAAGTCGCACGCCAAAGCCAACATGAACCCGGCACCGGCCGCCGCCCCATGCACAGCGGCCACCACAGGCTTGGGCATAGTTCGAATTTGGACCGCCAATCGATTCAATTGCCCGGCCAGAACGTGCAAAGAGGTACCGGGATCATTGTTAAATTCCAAAGCCCATTTTAAGTCGCCTCCGGCACAAAAAGCCCGCCCTCGCCCGGTCAACAAAACGCCGCGTACGGATGGTTCCACCGCAGCATCGGTCATGGCATCGGCCAATTCGGTCATGAGCCCCAAATTTAAGGCGTTCAATTGCTTGGGACGATTCATGACCACTTCCCGAATCGAACCGTGGTTTAGGACCTCCAGAAATTCAGGCATGAGGGCTCCTTCATCCTATGGACGCTTGAATTTTATGGTTGAAATTTACCGGCTAAAAACCGCTCGACTTTCACGCTCCGTAATGACCGGCATACTGTTCTCGAGCGACGCGTTTAGCAAATTTCCCCACACTTGTCTTGGGAATGGATTCCACAAATAGAACGTCGTCCGGAAGCTGCCATTTGGCGAAATGCGGCCGAATGAAATCCAAAATGGCTTCTTTGGTCACCGAACCCCTGGCCGCCTCCTTCACCACCACCAGGGCCAAAGGGCGTTCCTCCCATTTAGGATGGGGAATCCCGATGACCGCCGCCTCCAACACATCGGGATGAGCCATGATGGCGTTTTCCAGATCGATGGAAGAAATCCATTCTCCGCCGCTCTTGATGAGGTCCTTGAAACGGTCGGTGATTTTAAGGTACCCGTTGGGATCGATGGTGCCCGCGTCCCCGCTTCGCCAATAGCCGTCTTCCGTAAAAGATTCGGCGCTTCGGGGATCGTTGTAATAGGTCCGCGTGATCCAAGGGCCTCGAATGAGCACCTCTCCCACACTCTTGCCATCTCGCGGAAGAGTCTTGCCGTCCGGACCCAAGATCGCCACGTCCAGTCCCACCACGGGAAGCCCCTGCTTTTTTCGAAGCTCCCACCGCTCTTCTTCCGACAAATCCTTAAGCGAAGGCTTAAGATGGTTAATGGTGACGAGAGGAGCCGTTTCCGTAGCCCCGTAGGCGTGAATGACCTGAGCCCCACCCAACTCGAAGAAGCCTTTCATCAGGGCCAGGGGAGGTTCCGTGGCTCCACTGATCATACGTAACCCCGTAAGGTCCGGCTTGGCGGGCAGGTTTTTAATATGGTGCAGCATAGGCAGAAAAATGGCCGGAGCGCCGCAGGTGACGGTCACTTTTTGATCCACCAGCAAGTCGACCAAAGGTGATGGGTCTTCCATGGTATAGCGGCCCGGAAACACAAGTTTGGCTCCAAGCATGGGCCCGCAGAAGAACATTCCCCAGCCTTGAGCGTGGAACATGGGCACAAGTTGCATAATAACATCGTTTTGAGTCATGTGCAGCGCCTGGGCAATAGCCAAAGTGTGCAGGTACATGGCTCGATGGGAATTGTAGACACCTTTAGGCTTTCCCGTGGTTCCCGAGGTGTAACAGGCCGTGCAGGCGGAGGTTTCATCAATCCAGGGAAATTCAAAGTCTTCGTCGCTTTCGGCGATAAGGGTTTCATAGTCGTAAGCCGCGGGAAAGGCGCTTTCACCCACCCCTTTGCCCACATCGTCCAAAACGATCAGTCCTTGCACCGTCGGGCATTCGGCGGCCAGAGGTTCCATGAGGGGTCTCAAGGATGCGGCCACCACCACGAATCGCGCTTCGCTGTGGTTGATCACATAAGTGCGCTCGGCAGCCGAAATGCGGGGATTAAGTTCCAAAAGCACCGCCCCGATTCCGGAAACGGCAAAATAAAGTTCCATGAAACGATGGGTGTTCCAGTCCAAGGCTCCCACACGGTCCCCTGGAGCCACTCCGAGCTTGGTTAAGGCCTTGGCGAGACGTCGCACGCGCCGGTCCACCTCGCCGTAGGTGCTTCGGTGCAACGTTCCGTCCAGGTTCCTGGAGACGACTTCCGTTTCGGGATAATTTCTCGCAGCATGCTTTAAAAAGGTGATCAGGTTCAAGGGATAAGCGTCGTTGGATGTTGCAGGAAACCCTTTGATGATGTTCAAGGCCATGAGCGCACCTCCGACGTTTTCAAGGCGGGTTTTTCAGGGGGTTTTAACCGACACATTCTTTCACCGACTCTTGCGATCCTCACCTCCTTTGGGCCGTTTTCTTTCGGCAAACCACTGTACGTGTCTTTCGTCTCAATCTTTCTTTTCGCTAACTGAGCGCTCGTTCGGTTCCATGCCCCAAAAGTCTAAGGGCGTCAAGGAAAAAGAGAGCCATGATCTCCTCTTTGCTCAGTGCCCTTAAAGGTGGCTTTCTTTCCCGAAAAAAGGCCATCTTCTTTTCAAATAAGGGATGAGACGGGACGAAGGCCCTTTAGTAGCCTGTCCGAAAACTCTCAGTACCAGGGTCTTTCATGGCATTTCGTGGTAGGGGCGAGGCCGCGCCTCGGCCCTACAAAAACGAAACCGGCCCATTCACGGAGGGTGCGGGTTTTCTGCCCGCCGTTTGCGTGGGCGGCGCACCCGCGCTTCGAAGGAAAACTCCGCTCTTGAACACGCTCGCAGCACCTTGGTTCAGTAGAGTTTTTCCCGTTCTTCGAACTCTTTCGAAGACAATGGAAAATCCGTAAAAAGAAACTTGACCAAAGTCCATACTTCCAGTTAACGTAAAGTGTAAACGGAGGGAAATCTATGGCCAAGGACAACCAGAAATCAGAAAGGTTTTTCACCATTTCCGAATTGGCCGCTCAACTGGACATAAGCCCTAGAACCATCCGTTTTTACGAGGAAAAAGGCCTCATCACCCCTCGGCGCACTCCGGGCAATCAGCGCGTCTATACGCTCAAGGACCGTGCGCGCCTCAAACTTATTCTTCGAGGAAAACGTTTTGGATTTTCCCTGGATGAAATCGCCGAAATGATCGGCTTAGCCGATACGGACATGGACGAAGCGGCCCAGATTCGAAAGAGCCTCGATTACGGCCGCAAAAAACTGAATGAAATTCGGGACCGCATGAAAGACCTCATTATTCTCGAACAGGACCTCTTGGCCGTACAGAAGAAACTCGAAAAACGCCTAGAAGAACTGACAAGAGAGGACAAGGGCGGGGAGGAAACAAAACTATGAATCTAAGAGAAATGTTGGATCGGAACGCCAGAAAATTCGCCAACAAAGAAGCGATCCGTTCTCAGGGGCAAGCCATGAGCTTTTCCGAACTCAAGGAGAAAGCAGAAAGGGCGGCAGCCGTCTTTCAGGCATATGGGCTTCGTCCCGGAGACACAGCCGCCGTGATGAGTCAGAACACACCCCACTTTGTCGTCGTGTTTTTTGGCCTTCAAAAAGCTGGCGTTGCAGTGGTTCCCGTCAATCACAAGCTGGCACCTCCAGAGGTTCAATACATTCTGGAACACAGCAAGGCCCGTCTCTTCCTCTTTGACGGCGCTTTGGCGCACGTCGCGGAAGCCCTCTCCTTGCCCATCCCCGCCGTGTCCATGGACACTCCAGTCCCTCAAAGACCATTCCTCGAAGATTTACTGACCGATGCGCCGGCTTTGACACCTGTACCCGTGGAGGACGACGATACGGCTGAAATTCTCTATACAAGCGGGACGACCGGAAAACCCAAGGGCTGTGTCCTGACCCATCGCAGTGTGGTCATGGCCGCCATAACCGGCGCTTTGGCCTTGAAGATGGACGAGAAGGATCGCTTGCTCATGGCCATGCCCAT encodes the following:
- a CDS encoding long-chain fatty acid--CoA ligase codes for the protein MALNIIKGFPATSNDAYPLNLITFLKHAARNYPETEVVSRNLDGTLHRSTYGEVDRRVRRLAKALTKLGVAPGDRVGALDWNTHRFMELYFAVSGIGAVLLELNPRISAAERTYVINHSEARFVVVAASLRPLMEPLAAECPTVQGLIVLDDVGKGVGESAFPAAYDYETLIAESDEDFEFPWIDETSACTACYTSGTTGKPKGVYNSHRAMYLHTLAIAQALHMTQNDVIMQLVPMFHAQGWGMFFCGPMLGAKLVFPGRYTMEDPSPLVDLLVDQKVTVTCGAPAIFLPMLHHIKNLPAKPDLTGLRMISGATEPPLALMKGFFELGGAQVIHAYGATETAPLVTINHLKPSLKDLSEEERWELRKKQGLPVVGLDVAILGPDGKTLPRDGKSVGEVLIRGPWITRTYYNDPRSAESFTEDGYWRSGDAGTIDPNGYLKITDRFKDLIKSGGEWISSIDLENAIMAHPDVLEAAVIGIPHPKWEERPLALVVVKEAARGSVTKEAILDFIRPHFAKWQLPDDVLFVESIPKTSVGKFAKRVAREQYAGHYGA
- a CDS encoding MerR family DNA-binding transcriptional regulator, with the protein product MAKDNQKSERFFTISELAAQLDISPRTIRFYEEKGLITPRRTPGNQRVYTLKDRARLKLILRGKRFGFSLDEIAEMIGLADTDMDEAAQIRKSLDYGRKKLNEIRDRMKDLIILEQDLLAVQKKLEKRLEELTREDKGGEETKL